The Pseudomonas fluorescens nucleotide sequence CGGCGCGCGCAGGGCGAACAGGGTCAGCGAGCCACCGACCACGAACAGCAGGAAAATCAGGATGAAAATGCCGCGCTCAGGGTCCGAGGCGAAGGCATGCACCGAGGTCAGTACCCCGGAACGGACCAGGAAGGTGCCCAGCAAGCTCAGGGAAAAGGCGGCGATGGCCAGCAGTACCGTCCAGCTCTTGAACACGCCACGCTTCTCGGTGACCGCCAGCGAGTGAATCAGCGCGGTACCCACCAGCCACGGCATGAACGAGGCGTTCTCGACCGGGTCCCAGAACCACCAGCCGCCCCAGCCCAGCTCGTAATAGGCCCACCAGGAACCGAGGGTGATACCGATACCCAGAAAGGCCCAGGCAACGATGGTCCAGGGCCGCGACCAGCGGGCCCAGGCGGCGTCCAGGCGACCGCCGAGCAAGGCGGCGATGGCAAAGGCAAAGGCCACCGAGAAGCCCACATAGCCCATGTACAGCATCGGCGGGTGGACGATCAGGCCGATATCCTGCAGCAGCGGGTTGAGGTCGGCGCCGTCGGTCGGCACCTGCGGCAGCAGGCGCTTGAACGGGTTGGAGGTGATGATCAGGAACGACAGGAAGCCGACGCTGATCATGCCCATCACCGCCAGCACCCGCGCCAGCATCACCTGCGGCAATTGCCGGGAGAAGATCGACACGGCGAAGGTCCAGCCGCCGAGGATCATCGCCCAGAGCAGCAGCGAGCCTTCGTGGGCGCCCCACACGGCGCTGAACTTGAAGTACCAGGGCAAGGCGCTGTTGGAGTTGTTGGCGACATAGGCGACCGAGAAGTTGTCGGTCATGAAGGCGTGGGTGAGGCAGGCAAAGGCGAACGCCAGGAAGGCGAACTGGCCCCAGGCCGCCGGGCGCGCCAGGCTCATCCACAGGCTGTCACCGCGCCAGGCGCCGAGCAGCGGGATGGTGGCCTGGACGCAGGCGAAGCAGATCGCCAGGATCATCGCCAGCTGGCCCAGTTCAGGAATGATCAGTGCCGCATTCATGGCTTGGCTCCGGCATCGCTGGCGGCTTGGCCGCTTTCCTTGAGGGCCTTGGTGACTTCCGGCGGCATGTATTTTTCGTCGTGCTTGGCCAGCACTTCATCGGCCACTACCACGCCCTCGGCGTTGAGCTTGCCCAGGGCGACGATACCCTGCCCTTCGCGGAACAGGTCCGGAAGGATGCCACGGTAGGTGATCGGTACCGACTTGTTGAAGTCGGTGACCACGAAGCGCACGTCCAGCGAGTCGCCGGAGCGTTGCAGCGAGCCTTTCTCGACCATGCCGCCAGCGCGGATGCGAGTGTCCAGCGGCGCTTCGCCATTGGCGATCTGGGTCGGGGTATAGAACAGGTTGATGTTCTGCTGCAGGGCGCTCAGGGCCAGGCCCACGGCAATGCCAATCCCGGCCAGCAGGCCGAGGATGATGAACAGACGCTTTTTACGCTGCGGATTCACGGTTTGTTCTCCCGGCGCAGACGACGCGCCTGTTCTTGCAGGTAACGGCGCTTGGCGCGCACGGGCGCGGCGACGTTGAGGGCCAGCACCAGCAGGCAGATGCCGTAGGCCGACCAGACGTACAGGCCGTGATGGCCCATGGCGAGAAAATCACTGAAGGAGGCAAAGCTCATCGCGCCATCTCCCGACCCAGGCTGTTCAATACCTCCTCCTTGACCCAGCTGGCGCGTGCCTCGCGCTTGAGCACTTCAAGGCGCATGCGCAGCAACAGCACGGCGCCGAAGAAGCAGTAGAAACCCAGCACCGTCAGCAGCAGCGGCAGCCACATTTCGGCGGGCATCGCCGGTTTTTCGGTGAGGGTGAACGTGGCGCCCTGGTGCAGGGTGTTCCACCACTCCACCGAATACTTGATGATCGGGATGTTGATCACGCCGACGATGGCCAGCACCGCACAGGCCTTGGCCGCGCTCTCACGATTGCTGATTGCATGGCTCAGGGCAATGAGACCGAAGTACAGAAAAAGCAGGATCAGCATCGACGTCAGTCGGGCATCCCAGACCCACCAGCTGCCCCAGGTCGGCTTGCCCCAGATGGCCCCGGTGACCAGCGCCACGGCGGTCATCCAGGCACCGATGGGCGCCGCGCATTGCAGGGCGACATCGGCGATCTTCATCTTCCACACCAGGCCCACTACCCCGGCCACCGCCAGCATCACATAGCAGGACTGGGCGAGCATCGCCGCCGGTACGTGGATGTAGATGATCCTGAAGCTGTTACCTTGCTGGTAATCCTGCGGCGCGAAGGCCAGGCCCCAGACCACGCCGATGCCGATCAGCAGGATGGCGGCAATCGCCAGCCACGGCAGCATCCGCCCGCTGATGGAATAGAACCATTTGGGTGAACCCAGTTTGTGAAACCACGTCCAGCTGATTGCGCTGCTTTTCATCACGGTACATCCAGGGTCTTTGCTGGGCTGAGCCCAGACCTCATTATTCGCCGACGCTGATCTTCAGGCCAGCCGCTATTGCAAAGGGTGCCAGAGTTACTGCCAGGGCGGTCAGGCTGCCAAGCCAGAGCAGATAACCGGTCGCCGGCATAGCTTGCAATGCCGCCTGCAAGGCGCCACTGCCCAGGATCAATACCGGGATATATAACGGTAAAATAAGTAGCGCCAGCAGCAGGCCGCCACGTTTCAAGCCGACCGTCAGGGCCGCACCCACGGCGCCCAACAGGCTCAATACCGGGGTACCGAGCAAAAGCGATGCCAGCAGTACCGGCAGGCATGCCGCAGGCAAACCTAGCATCAGTGCCAGCAAGGGTGCCAACAATACCAGTGCCAGGCCGGAAAAGGCCCAGTGTGCCAGCACTTTCGCCAGCACCAGAAGAGGCAGGGGGTGCGACGAAAGGACCCACTGCTCAAGCGACCCATCCTCGAAATCACTGCGGAAAAGCCCGTCCAGCGAGAGCAGAACCGATAAAAGCGCTGCGACCCAGACCAGTCCCGGAGACAAGGTTTGCAACAATTGAGTCTCGGGACCGACCGCCAACGGGAACAACGCGACAACGATGGCGAAGAACACCAGCGGGTTGGCAAGCTCGGCGGGACGTCGGCACAACAGACGCGCCTCACGGCGCAACAACAGCACAAACACACTCATGCGGCCCACTGCCCCAGGTTCAGTTCACGGTAACCGGACGGCTTGCGTTCCAGCGTGTGGTGGGTGGTCAGCACGACCATGCCGCCCTGCTCGCAATGGGCGGCCAGGTGCGCTTCGAGCTGGGCCACGCCCTGCTTGTCGAGGGCGGTGAAGGGTTCGTCGAGAATCCACAGCGGCGGGCTGTCCAGGTACAGCCGGGCCAGGGCCACGCGGCGTTGCTGGCCGGCCGACAGGGTATGGCAAGGCACGTCTTCGAAACCGCGCAGGCCGACCGCTTCCAGGGCCTTGCGGATGGCCGCAGGCGCTGCCGGGCGATGCAGGGCGCAGAGCCAGGCGAGGTTCTCTTCGGGGCTGAGGACATCCTTGATGCCGGCGGCATGACCAATCCACAAGAGGATGCGCGCCAGCTCGTTGCGCTGCTCGGTCAACGGCTTGCCGCTTAACAGAATCTGCCCGGCGGTCGGGCTCATGAGGCCGGCCATCAGGCGCAGCAGGCTGGTCTTGCCACTGCCGTTGGGGCCGCTGATCTGCAGCATGTCGCCTGCACCCAGGTGCAATTCGAGGTTTTCGAAGAGCATTCGCCAGTCGCGCTCGCAGGCCAGGCCCACGGCTTGGAGATGAGGGGTCACGGTTTCGCCTTATGCTTGGGATGCCTGTCTCAAGTCGGTCCCGGCCTTGCCGTTATACTGGCAACGACGATGTGGCCCGGCCGCGCTGATCGCCAAAGATCGGGCGGCATTATACATGTGATGTCCTACTGCAAAGAGGGCTATTTCAACAGGTTGCGAGCGGATGACAGGCGAAATCAACAACCTCGGCACACAGATTCCGGCCAACCCGCCGTTGCGCTCGGCGA carries:
- the ccmA gene encoding cytochrome c biogenesis heme-transporting ATPase CcmA codes for the protein MTPHLQAVGLACERDWRMLFENLELHLGAGDMLQISGPNGSGKTSLLRLMAGLMSPTAGQILLSGKPLTEQRNELARILLWIGHAAGIKDVLSPEENLAWLCALHRPAAPAAIRKALEAVGLRGFEDVPCHTLSAGQQRRVALARLYLDSPPLWILDEPFTALDKQGVAQLEAHLAAHCEQGGMVVLTTHHTLERKPSGYRELNLGQWAA
- a CDS encoding heme lyase CcmF/NrfE family subunit — its product is MIPELGQLAMILAICFACVQATIPLLGAWRGDSLWMSLARPAAWGQFAFLAFAFACLTHAFMTDNFSVAYVANNSNSALPWYFKFSAVWGAHEGSLLLWAMILGGWTFAVSIFSRQLPQVMLARVLAVMGMISVGFLSFLIITSNPFKRLLPQVPTDGADLNPLLQDIGLIVHPPMLYMGYVGFSVAFAFAIAALLGGRLDAAWARWSRPWTIVAWAFLGIGITLGSWWAYYELGWGGWWFWDPVENASFMPWLVGTALIHSLAVTEKRGVFKSWTVLLAIAAFSLSLLGTFLVRSGVLTSVHAFASDPERGIFILIFLLFVVGGSLTLFALRAPVVKSQVGFALWSRETLLLANNLVLVVAASMILLGTLYPLILDALTGAKLSVGPPYFDALFIPLMALLMVVMAVGVIVRWKDTPSRWLLGMLTPVLIASVVLAPIGGLLVDDFDWQVLATFALAAWVILAGARDILDKTRHKGLFKGLRGLSRSYWGMQVAHLGLAVCALGVVLSSNNSAERDLRLAPGESVELAGYQFVFEGAKHFEGPNFTSDKGTVRVVENGREISVLHPEKRLYTVQQSMMTEAGIDAGFTRDLYVALGEPLDNGAWAVRVHVKPFVRWIWLGGLLTGLGGLLAALDGRYRVKVKTRVREALGMSGATA
- the ccmD gene encoding heme exporter protein CcmD; this encodes MSFASFSDFLAMGHHGLYVWSAYGICLLVLALNVAAPVRAKRRYLQEQARRLRRENKP
- a CDS encoding heme ABC transporter permease, encoding MKSSAISWTWFHKLGSPKWFYSISGRMLPWLAIAAILLIGIGVVWGLAFAPQDYQQGNSFRIIYIHVPAAMLAQSCYVMLAVAGVVGLVWKMKIADVALQCAAPIGAWMTAVALVTGAIWGKPTWGSWWVWDARLTSMLILLFLYFGLIALSHAISNRESAAKACAVLAIVGVINIPIIKYSVEWWNTLHQGATFTLTEKPAMPAEMWLPLLLTVLGFYCFFGAVLLLRMRLEVLKREARASWVKEEVLNSLGREMAR
- the ccmB gene encoding heme exporter protein CcmB — its product is MSVFVLLLRREARLLCRRPAELANPLVFFAIVVALFPLAVGPETQLLQTLSPGLVWVAALLSVLLSLDGLFRSDFEDGSLEQWVLSSHPLPLLVLAKVLAHWAFSGLALVLLAPLLALMLGLPAACLPVLLASLLLGTPVLSLLGAVGAALTVGLKRGGLLLALLILPLYIPVLILGSGALQAALQAMPATGYLLWLGSLTALAVTLAPFAIAAGLKISVGE
- the ccmE gene encoding cytochrome c maturation protein CcmE, whose amino-acid sequence is MNPQRKKRLFIILGLLAGIGIAVGLALSALQQNINLFYTPTQIANGEAPLDTRIRAGGMVEKGSLQRSGDSLDVRFVVTDFNKSVPITYRGILPDLFREGQGIVALGKLNAEGVVVADEVLAKHDEKYMPPEVTKALKESGQAASDAGAKP